The segment CTTACAATGTATTGGTGGTGGATGATGCCAGCAATGACGGCAGCCTGGAGATGCTTAAGGAAAAATACCCCCAGGTCTTGTGGATTGCCAATCAAAGCCCCAAAGGGTACTGGTTTGCGGTAAATCAAGCGTTGCAGATGACAGAATCCGAGTATCTGGCTTTGGTGCCGCTGCGTCCGGAAGCTATCTTTGGTCAATTCCAGAAGCTACACGATTTTTTGGAACAACGGCCTAAAGCCGCGCTGGCCGGCCTGGTTACCGGGAAAAGCTGGCAGAAAAAAGACGGCATCAGTAAATGTTCTGAAAGAAAGATGTTTCTGGAAAATAGCATGATGTTCCGCCGGCGGGTGATAGATAAATCAGGAATCCCCAATGAAAGAACAGCAATGACTGACAGGGAATTTAAATGGTGTGCCGACCTGCGCCGGGCCGGCTGGGGAGTTTACTACCTGCTAACAGCATAAAAATCAACTTTATTGCTTGTAAAATGACAGACCAACCGTTAATATCAATATCGCTTATCTCTCATAGCGAGGTGAATCATCTTAAAATACTCCTTCCTTCGCTGCTGGAATCCCTGCAGGGGGTAGACCACGAGATTTTACTGGTGGACAATTGTTCCCGGGACGATACGGTAAATTATGTCAGCCAGAATTACCCACTGATAAAAATCACCGTAAACTGCCAGTCCAGGGGATATGGAGCCAATCACAACCTTAATATCAAGCGGGCCCGGGGCGCTTATATTATGGTGCTGAATGCCGATCTTAAGTTTGAGAAGAACACAGTTAAGGACATGGTCTCTTTCATGGAAAGCAACCCGGATTGCGGGGTCAGCACCTGCCGGTTGATGAACTGGGGCGACAACAATATTCAGCATAACTGCCGGACATTTCCCACCCTGGTAGATATCTGGGCCCGGAGGTTTCCCTTTAAGAACAAAAGGCTGCATGCTATAGCCGACCGCCATGAGATGCTTCAGCATGACTACCACCAAAACTTTGAGACCGACTGGTTTCAGGGTTCTTTCATGTTCTTCCGGCGCGAGGCCCTGGAACAGGTCAGCGGCTTTGACGAGAAGTTCTTTTTGTATTTTGACGATGTGGACATTTGCCGCAGGATCCATATGGCTGGCTGGAAAGTATTGTATAACAGCAGGGTTTTTGCCCACCATCGTTTCCACCGCCAGAGCGCCAATCCGTTGAATCGTTTGTTCCGGGTGCACCTGAACAGCATGGTAAGCTATTTTCAAAAATACGGCTGGAAATTCTGGCCTCAGCCGGAAGCGGACCATTCAGCCATCCAGCCGGAGAAAAAAGAACCGAAGGTCGCCATCGTTCACGACTATCTTACCCAGTATGGGGGGGCGGAAAGGGTGCTGGAGATGCTGCTGAAGATCTATCCCCGGGCCGACCTGTATACCCTGGTCCGGCAGAAAGGGGATGGGCTGCTGGAGGACCATCTGAACATTGACCGGGCCAAAACTTCCTTCGTTCAAAGCCTGCCCGGCTCTCCCTGGGGGCAGTTCCGCGAATACCTGGGATTTATGCCGGTG is part of the candidate division TA06 bacterium genome and harbors:
- a CDS encoding glycosyltransferase; the protein is MNHLKILLPSLLESLQGVDHEILLVDNCSRDDTVNYVSQNYPLIKITVNCQSRGYGANHNLNIKRARGAYIMVLNADLKFEKNTVKDMVSFMESNPDCGVSTCRLMNWGDNNIQHNCRTFPTLVDIWARRFPFKNKRLHAIADRHEMLQHDYHQNFETDWFQGSFMFFRREALEQVSGFDEKFFLYFDDVDICRRIHMAGWKVLYNSRVFAHHRFHRQSANPLNRLFRVHLNSMVSYFQKYGWKFWPQPEADHSAIQPEKKEPKVAIVHDYLTQYGGAERVLEMLLKIYPRADLYTLVRQKGDGLLEDHLNIDRAKTSFVQSLPGSPWGQFREYLGFMPVAVESFDFTGYDILISSSSAWAKGAITDPRTWHLCYLHSPMRFVWDWYHQTLKEYAWPLRLLLKYMLSNIRRWDVMSSQRPDLIVANSREVQKRISKYYRRDSIVLHPAVDTEFFLPQNDGGGSDYYLVVSRLKPYKRVDLAVQAFNLTGRSLVVVGDGSEMKRLKKMALPNVRFTGKVSDRQLLDYYQNCRALIFPTLEDFGLTPLEAQCCGKPVIAYGRGGALETVVDGRTGIFFSRQTVESLIAAVNRFEKTEFNREQIRKHALSFNQEYFIRQLKTIVDVEYAKFREGRP
- a CDS encoding glycosyltransferase, which translates into the protein MPDASIYHYGQQGTQQIKVRSYLRHVISYLKLFHKYHWRLDERYQASFKRPYSVSRLTLVLAAHNQKCLLDECLKSIYDDPPKMPYNVLVVDDASNDGSLEMLKEKYPQVLWIANQSPKGYWFAVNQALQMTESEYLALVPLRPEAIFGQFQKLHDFLEQRPKAALAGLVTGKSWQKKDGISKCSERKMFLENSMMFRRRVIDKSGIPNERTAMTDREFKWCADLRRAGWGVYYLLTA